A stretch of DNA from Electrophorus electricus isolate fEleEle1 chromosome 18, fEleEle1.pri, whole genome shotgun sequence:
TTTGGTAAATTTAATTTAGTTGCTGGTTATTTATGGACTGAGTAATAGATGATTGACCCCCATTAACTCATATTTCAGACCAAAGCCAGTGCACCTCATGCACTACTGCAGTCATTATTACAAATTAGGCAGATTAGtgtcaataaaatattttttaaaaactactcTTTATCTATGTTTGCTTGCTGGAAATATAGTGACGCTCTACTCAAAAACTTTGGCTAAATTGGCAACATGAAGCACCATGCTTTTGAAATGTTGATAATGTCCATCTTTTGTAattcatgtgtatgtttggtaGAGTGTATATAATGCTGACCTCATGAAGCATGAGCACAGCATTGTTTTCAATGCAGCAGCTTCACTGTAAGAACGATACCTTTGCAGACATTGCTGATGTGtgataatgtgtttgtgttcatttggtGTGCACTGGGTTACGTGTCACACACCTTTCCATTCCACCTCCTCCTCAGGATTTTGTTGTGACTGCTGTTTTCACCTTCTTTTGGTTGGTGAGTTCTTCGGCATGGGCCAAGGGCCTCTCAGACGTGAAAGAGTCCACCGACCCCGACGAAGTGATCGAACTCATCTCAGCCTGTGAACACGAGGAGAACCACTGCCGAGAAGTCCACGAAGCCGTTATGTCTGGCCTAAACACGTCTGTGGTTAGTGCACCAGCAGCTGCTGAAGCTGTGCTAATATATCCGTATCTGTTTGCAAATCTGCCATTTTCAACAACAGCTTGCTGAGGCAAATCGTTGGCATgaccaagcaaacaaacaagaagaaGCACAAAGCATGCGGTGAATGCGTGACCCAGTGCCCACTCAGCTCTCTGGTTCCTCCAGGCGTTTGGGTTCTGCAACCTGGTGCTCTGGGGAGGGAACCTCTGGTTCGTTTTCAAGGAGACTGGATGGCTGAGCCTCTTCGCTGGCACCTACGCGCCCTCAGCAGAGAAGCAGCCAGCGCCAGAGTCCTACGACCAGGGTGAGCACTGACCACAGGGAACAGGGCAGTAGGGGAGGGGAAGGTAAGGATGTTCTGGCATCCTCATGGTTTGAATGGGTTGCCATGTCTTCTCCAGTGTTTAAAAGTAAGTTTAAAAGTATACATGACATTATTGATATAAAATTCATTTCTGCCACATCGTCAATGGTGGTACAAGTGATGGACAGATATGGAGTGGCAGTGTTTTAATACCAGAGGAGAAGTTCACATAACATAAACTTCTAGAACATTTCAACAAAGCTgtataggggaaaaaaacatttcacaagtGTAGGAATCCATGTGATAAAATGAAAGTAAGGTGACTATGAGTAGGATGATGGGTAAATGGATGGAGTAGGTTATAAATATGTGGATGAGGTAAATTATTGGGGTAGGTTATAAATATTGTAGGTGTATATGTATAGGTGACCAGGATAAATGTATGGGGTAGGTTATAAATATGGCAAGTTATGAATAGTGTGAGTTTAGTGGAGTGTATGAATAGAGTGTGTTTCATTACGGTTATGAGTAGACACAGAGTGTGTTATGTGCAGAATATGATTAATTAATATTGGGTttagctgtaggtgtgtgttatTGGGTGCTAAGGTCAAAAGAGAGTAAAACCATTCTGTTATTCCATgataaaaaaagttttatttccTCCTTTATGAAATTATTGCTTTGTACCGTTGTGACAGGCTATGGGCAGGACCCTTATGCTGGCTCCCAGGGTGGGTACCAGCCTGACTATGGTCAACAAGGAGGGTACGACGGAAGCTTGGGCCAGGGAGGCTATGATCAGGGTGGGCCTACTTCTTTCACCAATGAGATGTGAGCTTGTACACACAGCATGACAGATCTGTACAGGTGAGTAGCATGGCACTGAGATGGTGGAAAGGAGGGAAAATGCTTGTATTTTGTCATTCATGGACtgtaagatttatttattttttttaaagttcaaattTTGATATCATTTCTAATGTTCATCGCTGTgatatattaataatactgCTTTTAATggacacaaacatttattaacaagtgtgtatgtgttcttctTTGGGCGTGTGTCGGCAAACTTGTCTTTCTACCACAGATCATAGAAGAGGGCAGTTATGTGACCGAGAATTGTGGAGCCTGACTAATACCCATGATTCTGCGGTTCTAAGTTTGCTTGTGTGAACAGTGAGTGTACAgcctgagggagggaggagaagtCTACATGCAGGGGTTTGGGACAGGGTAGTTAATGTTAtatccaaaatgaaaaatgttttgcactTAGGAGGAACAAAGGCCCTCATTAAAATATGCTCTCTActtctttttaaatgatctgCTGAAAACTCCAGGGAGATGCTTGTTATTATAAAAACTTGAACATGCTACCAAAAAACTTATTTAGAATTAGACCATTTTGAATGAATGATAGTAATATTAAACATGGaggaatgtgtttgtttgtgctgtgtaaatatttcataaaacatatatttaagTAGCTCCATATCGTGaataaatgatttattgaattgtaattatagtattatatataATCAAGGTTATAATCAGTCTGTTTCCAAATTGAGAACAGAAGAATTCATCTGTGCTGACTGCTTTGTTGCTCAGTAGTACATTCTGCTTGTATTTTcttacattgtttttatttattttctctctcatgtttATCACTAAATACTTAATTCTTCAAACCATAGCAAATAGGTTAAGTTTGTAATTCCAATATCATCTGGTTAGATGTTActtattcacttatttattttcattttatttggaaaaaatcCTGAAATGAAGGAAAGATGAAAGTCAAAAATTATGGACAACATGTGCATTTTGAAAGTCGAAATGGAAGAGAAAGTCCAGACAGCAAGGGGAGAAAAAGAGTAAAACCGGATAAAGTTTTATCCAGCCGAGCAACATCATAGCATCCAAGCGGATTCAAGCTGTTAACGGGACTAGCTGTCCTTaacaattatacacacactcttaagcagtatgttttgtttacatttgattAAGTAACATGCCACATTTGACTTTATAGCCACAGTGGTtcttaatcatttcattttaatttaattcagctTCACTGTCATTCAATACACTTATAACAATacacatattaatattaaagtgtTGGAAGTGACAaatgtgcacgcgcacacgcatgcacgcacacacgcacacacaaaagcccaGCCTCCAGCAAGGTTTGGTATGACAACTGTATTGAGGACCTGATCTGTCACATATGCACCAATACAGaggttcatatatatatatatatatatatatatatatatatatatatatatatatatatatatatatatatatatatatatctatctacaaaaaacatacaccaaaaacaaaacctgaaaaaaaccCATAGAGTTTTCTAAGTTCAGGATTTATGTATAAATCAGAAGATGAAAATGAATATTGGGTGTTGGGACACAAGGTTTGCATGGTCCCTTAAACTGACAATTATGCATTTATCTTTGTTACAGCAATATAGTAGACTATTATTAAGCTACTCAATCATGAAAGTCATGAATGTAAGGGACTGGTTTTATTCTTGAGCGGTATgtccaaaatgtttttacaagTGAAAGTTTAGGTTTTGTccgtttctttatttttcatcaacgttcgccccccccccccccccccccccccccccccccttgtgtattttttcatgtttaataaaGTATTAACTGTCAGTAACAGGTCGTAATAGTGGTGGTGTTGATATTTGGTAGACCCTGAGCCAATACTATGATGCTGGAAATTAGTACTCAACGAAGGAATGAAACtgaatttctttacatttactGCTCCAAGACATTTCGTATATACGcataaaagacatttaaaatcgAACAGAAGCTTAAAAATGCATTGTCGCTAaatggccactagagggcaacaTTAAGATAAGATTGTTTGTTTAGTAGACTATAAGTGTCTTTGAAGGTTGAACGTAGCTGCAGTCAGATTATGCTTGTATCGTCGTATTAATCAACGATAAATGCAGGTacaagtatttttttaaatgtgaggTTTAGTCTAAACTTTCGTGGACTGAGTAATGAAGCGGTTTTCTTTTCGTTCATTGGTTGCCAAAAAGCGCCTCTGTAACCTATATGTCTAATTTTAAAGTACAGGAGCTGTACTGCTGACGCGAAGATTACTGGCATCAAAATTATGTATGACGATTTTTACTTATGTAGGTACATATTTAGCATACCACGTGTCCTCCCCCCTCAATATACAAGCACTGGAGAACTGAGGCAACGCCCGTGCTTCGTCTCCACGGAGGACTTTTCTCGTATATCTGGATTCAGTCGTAGATGCGTTAGTTACTTGTTGGCGAGTTTCGTCAGCTAATTTTGGTTGTAAGGCTGtctactctctcttttttgttagCTATCTTGTTCATTTGGGTCTGCAAAATTTTTCGACACGTCAAAAAGGGTTTCATTTGTCTTGACTTTAAAATTTTCGCTAAGTGCGTTGACTATCTGAAATCTTCAGAATGACAGACACCGAAACAAGCCCCGCTGCCAACTGTGTGGAGAAGTTGAAGACCTATATAAGGACTCGAAAAGGAACTATTCTCGCTGTGGAAACTGTAAGTTCTGCTGTATACTGTCAGTTGCCTTAATTGCCCTTCACACCACTATCTGAACTATGCAATAATATTTCGAACATTTGTAACGTAAGCCATCTTGCAAAGTTTGATTTTAGTCGGCGCATGCGCGTAGCAAACCGCTAGCATGTTGCCATGACGTTTTGTCACCTTGTTTTCTTCGCAAAAATATACGTTATGGAGAGACTTTCTCGTTAGTCACTTTTCTTAGTTGATCTCTCCGTTGAAAAATATCAAGAGtgcattaatattaaatatggtTTTACAATATTAGATTTGGTTTTAATTTCTCAGCCacctacatttttaaaatctgcggATAACACGATGAGGAATTTGGTTCAGTAAAGGGGAAGCAAACTATAAAAACCCAGACGGAATTTTAACAGGTTATTAAAACCAGACGAGTTAATGCGATATAATTAATACACTTTATACGACAGAATGTTGTGGCTACACATGCCAAGAATGGATTTAGAGTTGTAGTACTGGTAGTATCTGAAATGCTACTCTACACACGTATGAGCCATGAAAAGATGAGATTCTGACCACTTGTTCTTGTATGAATGGCATAAGGTCAAAGAGTTTCTCACCTGCCAGCTTTACTCAGTAGGTCACAGACCTCCTTTGGCATAGACATGGGAGAATATTTTAACTTAAATAACACTTAAAACCAAACAGATATTTATTAGTATTGTATATATATGCCATCTGTAACCTATGTGCAATTGCATGTTATTGCTTGATGACAGACTTCATGGGTGAATATTTATTGGACTAATTTACTTATtcaaactttcatttaaacCTTTATTCAAAGCAACACTAGTGGTTTGCTTCTCTATAAATTAACACACAAATGCCACAACACCTGTGTAGTTTCAGTGAAATGACCCACAAATAGTGCACACAGAACAGCCCCACAGTCCTTACTTTGTAGTCCATTTTCAGGCCTGTTTAAAGTATGCACACAGATGTGTAAAACCCTCTTTCAATAGGGAAGGAAGTGCTATAAATAGAATCTGATGCAGGGGAAAACTGCAAAAACTATTTCCATTTTCTAAGGAATGCATGGGCATTCTGACTTTCCATACTCTGCAAAACATTTGGTTCATCTTCTTCAGTGTATAGACTGTGTGTATAGAGATTTAGCTCTAAAATCAACAGTGGTTGATAATTGATTTTAGCTCGTGTTGGTTCAATCCATCGGTCACTTCTTTTGTCGGATGTGCTCTCATTTCTCCGGTTTCAATGATATCACCTTCACTGAGCGTGGCTGCAATTCAGAACTACACTCCCATATCTGCTGCTGTGTCTTGATCTTACCCATGTCAGTATAGTAcaaaaaagtaacaaataatGGTATGAAAGTGGGGGAATTTTGAGTTTGAGTATTCTgccctgctgtttgtttgtttgctttattttaatgttatttgtcTGCATCTGTAGCATTGTAGAAATGTTGGAGCATATAAGGAGTAacttataaatattcataagtatgtatttttatttatataaatgtgcaTAAATGCACTGAagcatcaaaaacatttttcccagTGCTAAACATGCAGCCTTGCCCACATCACATTCTACACATGACAACAGAGCTTCTTTCCTGGACCTCACCCTAACTCTCAGGATAATGTGTTTTGTGGGAGTCTGTCTTGGCTTGCTGTCATGTCAGAACACAGAGATCTTATTTGAGGCCTCTTCTTTACACCGTTTTACATGTTTTGGCAGCAGGGAGGGTACCTATAGAGCTCTTTCAAAAGGGTGAATCAGGTTGCAGTTAATTCATAACTATGTAAGTGTCCCTGTTCCTGTCATCCTGCCATTGTTGAACCAGGACATGTTGTTTTATTCTCGCAAgagctgtgctgtttgtgtgagttaTGGTTTTCAagaccacacacaaacagagcagacacacccaccccgaTGGAAGAAGGACTGTGGGCTAGTAAACTACCCAAGCTAAAGCCTGAAAGAGGCATGTGGGTCTGCACTTTTTATAACAGTGTGCTCTGTATTTATATAGATGCATTATTTCAAGCTTTAAGGGATAAAGTACAAGCATGCCTAAAGAGGCAAAAATGTGCCTAGCACCTGTTGGATAACAGATCGTGAAGTCAGTGGGTGTTTCCCTTTGCACTGGGAGTGCATGAGTTCTTGTGCTTCTGTCAGAGTTTCCTAGCGCTGGCCGTTATATTCTATGCATGTGTCCATGTGCTTCTCTTATGACCACAGTTTGTCATGGTGGGCTGATGTTCAGAACATTactctgtgcatatgtgtgtccttgtgttttATCACTGCATGCATTACTTTTGTCTCTCTGCAGTTGTTCTTGTTTATGTCCTCAGCAGGTGCCTGTTCAGCTGCTCGTGGCCCTGCTTACTATGTGTGGTACAGGCGGGCGCTGATCTCTCACTGTGCCTGTTCTTCGTGGGCCAGCAAGGCTGGAGGCCTGAATAGAGCCTCATTGTACGCTAGCCGGAGTTTAGTCAGCCGCTGAGGTCCGCAGAGGCAGTGTGTGCCAGCCCCGCAACTCATAAAGCTCTGATGCATATGGGTGGGAGGGGATACTGGCTCCTtacatcaccccccccc
This window harbors:
- the sypb gene encoding synaptophysin b — translated: MDTVNQLVANGQFTVVKQPLGFIKILQWFFAIFAFSTCGSYSGVFRLSVECKNRSESDLNIEVEFSYPFRLHQVWFDAPTCKDSEPERLFLEGDSSSSAEFFVTVGVFSFLYSMAALSIYIFFLEKYREGNRGAQADFVVTAVFTFFWLVSSSAWAKGLSDVKESTDPDEVIELISACEHEENHCREVHEAVMSGLNTSVAFGFCNLVLWGGNLWFVFKETGWLSLFAGTYAPSAEKQPAPESYDQGYGQDPYAGSQGGYQPDYGQQGGYDGSLGQGGYDQGGPTSFTNEM